A genomic segment from Neobacillus sp. YX16 encodes:
- a CDS encoding thiamine pyrophosphate-binding protein, translated as MHLGHHLVDLLTKMKVETVFGLPGGQTLPYYDAIRESNGKIKHISLRAEKSAAYAAVAYSRLTNKVGVCDATVGPGAAEFTAGLGEAYNSSTPLFALFSDIPSDWEHLRDHGNASQGFDQLEMVKPFTKWAARVPSAAALPDMVRNAFLKSVSGRPGPTVLSVHEDIFKQKWDGKESDIPSDLGTYPRLRPCADRSQIEKAIKILKAAKKPILFVGGGAMISKAEVEITELAESLSIPVLQTFTGRGVIADDHPLAIGLTGGLGTLSGKKLAEEADAVFLIGFKSGQNSTFTWTIPSPKQVVIHLDIDEAEIGRVFKAEVGLVGDVKQTIQEMLLQLNNDSDKQEYPDRLEWIRAAKKEWEDFVSDELRSEGKLLKPQQVLAALNSISNPEDVLVCDASFSSGWGGTYYKHKTAGRKVITPRGLAGLGFGLPAAIGAAAAVKDGEVYLIAGDGGFGYTVGELATLQVYGLKVTIIVLDNRNWGWMEWLNKLNYQKEYFDLPSIDFSKISAGFGLNGLRARNQRELTEALQDAKKSPLSSIIHVDTALWETPVIGFREAIGKNNKQPVKYM; from the coding sequence ATGCATTTAGGTCATCATTTAGTTGATTTATTAACAAAGATGAAGGTGGAGACTGTTTTTGGTCTACCAGGAGGACAAACTCTTCCTTATTACGATGCAATTAGAGAGAGTAATGGGAAAATCAAGCATATTTCGCTGCGTGCTGAGAAAAGTGCTGCATATGCTGCAGTAGCTTACTCACGCTTAACGAACAAGGTTGGTGTCTGTGATGCAACTGTTGGTCCAGGAGCTGCAGAATTTACTGCAGGCTTAGGTGAAGCATACAATTCATCTACACCATTATTTGCATTATTTAGCGATATTCCATCAGATTGGGAGCATTTACGTGACCATGGTAATGCATCACAAGGATTTGACCAGCTTGAGATGGTTAAGCCTTTTACAAAATGGGCTGCAAGAGTTCCAAGTGCAGCTGCACTTCCGGACATGGTTCGAAATGCCTTTTTAAAATCTGTATCGGGAAGACCAGGTCCAACAGTTCTGTCTGTCCATGAAGATATTTTTAAGCAGAAATGGGATGGGAAAGAATCAGATATTCCTTCAGATTTAGGTACATATCCTCGTCTCCGTCCTTGTGCAGATCGTTCTCAAATTGAAAAAGCAATCAAAATCTTGAAGGCTGCGAAGAAACCAATCCTGTTTGTTGGTGGTGGTGCGATGATATCAAAAGCAGAAGTGGAAATTACTGAGTTAGCAGAAAGCTTATCCATTCCAGTTCTACAAACGTTTACAGGGCGTGGTGTCATTGCGGATGATCATCCACTAGCGATTGGTCTTACAGGTGGACTGGGCACACTATCTGGAAAGAAATTAGCAGAGGAAGCTGATGCTGTTTTTTTAATTGGCTTTAAATCTGGTCAAAATTCTACATTTACATGGACAATTCCTTCCCCGAAACAAGTTGTTATCCATCTAGATATAGATGAAGCTGAAATTGGGCGAGTATTTAAAGCAGAGGTTGGTTTAGTCGGAGATGTGAAGCAGACCATTCAAGAAATGCTTCTTCAACTAAATAATGATTCAGATAAGCAGGAATACCCTGACCGACTTGAATGGATTCGTGCTGCTAAAAAGGAGTGGGAGGATTTCGTGTCGGATGAGCTTCGATCTGAGGGTAAGCTCCTAAAGCCTCAACAAGTTCTTGCAGCTCTTAATTCTATTTCAAACCCAGAGGATGTTCTTGTGTGTGATGCTAGCTTCTCAAGTGGCTGGGGTGGAACCTATTATAAGCATAAAACCGCTGGCAGAAAGGTAATCACTCCAAGAGGTTTGGCTGGATTAGGCTTTGGTCTACCTGCTGCAATTGGAGCAGCAGCTGCTGTTAAGGATGGAGAGGTTTACCTAATTGCAGGTGATGGAGGTTTCGGATATACCGTTGGAGAGCTCGCAACACTACAAGTCTACGGATTAAAGGTGACTATTATTGTGCTTGATAATCGAAATTGGGGATGGATGGAATGGTTAAATAAACTTAACTATCAAAAGGAATATTTTGATCTTCCTTCCATTGACTTCTCAAAGATTTCAGCAGGCTTTGGACTTAATGGATTACGCGCGAGGAACCAAAGGGAATTAACAGAAGCTTTACAGGATGCAAAAAAATCACCACTTTCTTCTATTATTCATGTTGATACTGCGTTATGGGAAACACCAGTGATTGGATTTAGAGAAGCAATAGGAAAAAATAATAAGCAACCAGTAAAATATATGTAA
- a CDS encoding branched-chain amino acid ABC transporter permease: MNIIKSNKFLIGLIIVALVIPLFVESKFHLNTLILILMFATIASAWNILGGYAGQLSLGHTIFFGLGAYTSTLLYLNYGLSPWIGLFIAAAISILVGIFIGWPTFRLRGTYFSLATIAFAEVVRHIALYWRDLTNGSMGVNIRFEPGVANLIFREYSSYYYFALVLFLFALAIVYYVDRTRIGYYLKAIRENEDSAATLGINVTKYKMIAMIMSAGLTGIAGVLYAQFMLFFEPDSVFNLNFSIEIALITIVGGMGTIFGPVLGAVIIVPLNEIMRSSFPELSGMNYFIYGIALILIVSFMPNGLLPLLKKIPAKFKSKKLLDVKGGTDIDSSSK; the protein is encoded by the coding sequence ATGAATATCATTAAATCTAATAAGTTTCTGATTGGATTAATCATCGTTGCTTTAGTTATACCATTATTCGTAGAAAGTAAATTTCATTTAAATACGTTAATTTTAATCTTAATGTTTGCTACGATTGCTAGTGCATGGAATATTCTTGGAGGATATGCAGGTCAATTATCCTTAGGTCATACAATCTTTTTCGGTCTTGGTGCCTATACGTCAACATTACTATATTTAAATTATGGATTATCTCCATGGATTGGCTTATTTATTGCAGCAGCAATTTCAATTTTAGTTGGGATTTTTATAGGGTGGCCAACATTCCGTTTACGAGGGACATATTTCTCACTTGCTACAATTGCATTTGCAGAGGTTGTGAGACATATCGCTTTATACTGGAGAGATCTTACGAATGGTTCGATGGGTGTAAACATTCGATTTGAACCAGGGGTTGCAAATTTAATTTTCCGTGAATATAGCTCTTACTATTATTTTGCACTTGTTTTATTCTTGTTTGCTCTTGCTATCGTTTACTATGTAGATCGAACAAGAATTGGTTATTATTTGAAGGCGATTCGTGAAAATGAAGATAGTGCAGCGACACTAGGAATTAATGTTACAAAGTACAAAATGATTGCAATGATCATGAGTGCAGGGCTAACTGGGATTGCAGGTGTACTATATGCACAGTTTATGCTCTTCTTTGAACCAGATTCGGTGTTTAACCTGAACTTCTCAATTGAGATTGCATTGATTACGATTGTTGGAGGCATGGGTACAATCTTTGGTCCGGTACTAGGAGCTGTAATCATTGTTCCGCTAAATGAAATCATGCGTTCTTCCTTCCCTGAACTAAGTGGGATGAACTATTTCATATACGGTATAGCTCTTATCCTAATCGTGTCCTTTATGCCAAATGGATTATTACCACTTCTAAAGAAAATTCCGGCAAAATTTAAATCTAAGAAACTGCTAGATGTTAAGGGAGGGACAGATATTGATTCTTCAAGTAAATAA
- a CDS encoding alcohol dehydrogenase catalytic domain-containing protein: MLAAIKTSNEREFDVREEPIPTLQSGEVLIKVDYCGVCGSDLHAYTHSKGYEFVNMPLILGHEFSGTVIETFEKDDETLVGKNVIVESMHYCGDCENCKSGRYSICENNRVIGLHFNGGMAQFVKTKSTFVRPIPPNLPNSIAALAEPMAIAVHAVKKAPEISKDHIVLVQGPGIIGFFVGLLLVKKGAKVILSGLKQDYEKRLSKAENFGMTTNIVDQEQLHQKVDYLFECSGSSKAVQGGFRQLKKGGKGIFVALYEQTVNLFLTELVRNEWPIITSYGCDPVDYEAAFEALAENKSELDSIISYYPLSEVDLAFQASLKKDLLKSVLHVQG, encoded by the coding sequence ATGCTAGCAGCCATCAAAACAAGTAATGAAAGAGAGTTTGATGTTAGAGAAGAACCAATACCCACCCTCCAAAGTGGTGAGGTTCTTATAAAAGTAGATTATTGTGGTGTCTGTGGAAGTGATTTACATGCGTATACACATAGTAAAGGCTATGAATTTGTAAATATGCCTCTCATTCTCGGCCACGAATTTTCAGGAACCGTAATAGAGACCTTCGAAAAAGATGATGAAACGTTAGTAGGTAAAAATGTCATTGTCGAGTCGATGCATTATTGTGGAGACTGTGAGAATTGTAAATCTGGACGATATTCAATTTGTGAAAATAATAGGGTGATAGGTTTACATTTTAATGGTGGGATGGCCCAGTTTGTAAAAACAAAGTCAACATTTGTTAGGCCGATTCCTCCTAATCTGCCAAATAGTATTGCAGCATTAGCAGAACCAATGGCAATTGCTGTTCATGCTGTAAAGAAGGCCCCTGAAATCAGTAAAGACCATATCGTATTAGTTCAGGGACCAGGTATCATTGGATTTTTTGTAGGACTTTTATTAGTAAAAAAAGGCGCTAAAGTTATCCTATCTGGACTAAAACAAGATTATGAAAAACGTTTATCAAAGGCTGAAAACTTCGGTATGACAACAAATATTGTAGACCAAGAGCAATTACATCAAAAGGTTGACTATTTGTTTGAATGCTCTGGATCTAGTAAAGCGGTTCAAGGGGGCTTTCGTCAACTGAAAAAGGGTGGAAAAGGAATCTTTGTAGCTTTATATGAGCAAACCGTGAATTTGTTTTTAACTGAACTCGTTCGAAATGAGTGGCCAATTATTACAAGCTACGGATGTGATCCAGTAGACTATGAGGCAGCCTTTGAGGCCTTAGCGGAAAACAAATCAGAACTAGATTCGATTATTTCATACTATCCTTTATCCGAGGTTGATTTAGCTTTTCAAGCTAGTTTGAAAAAGGATCTTCTTAAATCTGTGCTTCACGTTCAAGGCTGA
- a CDS encoding branched-chain amino acid ABC transporter permease — MTILQTLISGLLLGGIYSLISMGLNLILGVVRIVNFAHGEFLMIAMYLSFVFYSTMGLDPYVSGILVIACLFILGLITQRFLIQPILDTPDTTKIFVTLGLSIALQNLALMTMGANHMSVRTSYQSSVISIGELAISIPRLISFIVAISVAALLYLFLQKTMVGKAVRAVSMQRQAAHLMGINVKKIYLLAFGIGIGLVGLAGSMLTPIYSVYPTLGTSFVLIAFVVVVLGGMGSMFGAFFGGLIIGLVEALSGVLLETGLKEAVYFAIFILVLLFRPSGIFGLGKGAEEVG; from the coding sequence ATGACGATATTGCAAACCCTTATTTCAGGATTATTATTAGGAGGAATTTACTCCTTAATCAGTATGGGATTAAATTTAATACTTGGAGTTGTCAGAATCGTTAACTTTGCACATGGTGAATTTTTAATGATCGCGATGTATTTGAGCTTTGTTTTCTATTCGACGATGGGCTTGGATCCATATGTTTCAGGAATTCTCGTTATTGCTTGTCTATTCATATTAGGTTTGATTACCCAAAGATTTTTAATTCAGCCAATATTGGATACACCTGATACGACAAAAATCTTTGTAACATTAGGATTATCCATTGCACTTCAAAACCTTGCATTAATGACAATGGGAGCAAACCATATGTCAGTACGCACAAGCTACCAATCATCTGTTATAAGTATCGGCGAGCTTGCGATTAGTATTCCAAGGCTAATCTCCTTCATCGTTGCTATTTCTGTAGCTGCTCTTTTATATCTTTTCCTTCAAAAAACTATGGTTGGAAAAGCAGTACGTGCCGTATCTATGCAACGTCAAGCCGCACACTTAATGGGAATTAATGTGAAAAAAATCTACCTTCTTGCGTTCGGTATTGGTATTGGACTTGTAGGATTAGCTGGTTCCATGCTGACACCTATCTATTCAGTTTATCCTACGCTAGGAACCTCCTTCGTTCTTATCGCGTTTGTTGTCGTCGTATTAGGTGGAATGGGATCTATGTTCGGTGCATTCTTTGGTGGTCTCATTATCGGATTAGTAGAAGCACTTTCTGGTGTGCTTTTGGAAACAGGATTAAAAGAAGCTGTATATTTCGCAATATTTATTCTAGTACTGTTATTCCGTCCTTCTGGCATATTTGGCCTAGGTAAGGGTGCAGAGGAGGTAGGGTAA
- a CDS encoding glucose 1-dehydrogenase: MKLFDLTGKTALVTGGGRGIGKSIALALAEAGANVAVTSRTENELIGVAEEITNLSRKAYYKAVDIRDKAAIASFVKEIVESEGKIDILVNGAGTNKRVSFLDITEEDWDFVMDVNVKSVVYASQAVIPYMQKQKYGKIINIASLTSEIGLPNMPAYGTSKGAVAQLTKALAVDFAEDGIFTNAIGPGYFKTEMTKVVFENKEKVEWMKSRIPLRRTGEVEELQGAAVFLASDASNYITGQTIYVDGGWLIS, translated from the coding sequence TTGAAGCTCTTTGATTTAACAGGTAAAACTGCACTCGTAACGGGTGGTGGAAGAGGAATAGGTAAATCAATCGCTCTTGCTTTAGCAGAGGCAGGTGCCAATGTAGCGGTAACGAGTAGAACGGAAAACGAATTAATTGGGGTTGCCGAAGAAATCACCAACCTATCAAGAAAAGCGTATTACAAAGCGGTCGATATAAGAGATAAAGCTGCCATTGCAAGCTTTGTAAAGGAAATCGTAGAAAGTGAAGGGAAGATTGATATTCTTGTAAATGGTGCTGGAACCAATAAGAGAGTTTCCTTCTTAGATATTACTGAAGAAGATTGGGATTTTGTTATGGATGTCAATGTGAAAAGTGTTGTTTATGCTTCTCAAGCAGTTATTCCATATATGCAAAAACAAAAATATGGAAAAATCATAAATATTGCATCCTTAACAAGCGAAATTGGTCTGCCGAATATGCCAGCATATGGTACAAGTAAAGGTGCAGTAGCTCAGTTAACAAAAGCTTTAGCAGTTGATTTCGCTGAGGACGGAATTTTTACAAATGCAATTGGTCCAGGTTATTTCAAAACAGAAATGACGAAGGTGGTTTTTGAAAATAAAGAAAAAGTGGAATGGATGAAATCAAGAATTCCGTTAAGAAGAACAGGAGAGGTTGAAGAGCTACAAGGAGCTGCTGTGTTTTTAGCTTCTGATGCTTCAAATTATATTACCGGTCAAACGATTTACGTTGATGGCGGTTGGTTAATCTCTTAA
- a CDS encoding ABC transporter ATP-binding protein codes for MILQVNNVAKQFGGLKAVNDVSFDVNKDEILGIIGPNGAGKTTLFNLISGSFPVTSGTVSFAGENITNKKPFVICKKGIGRTYQVVKPFGGITVLENVMVGAFNSTTSTKEARKIALEILEKVGLDNKKDYVGKSLTIADKKRLEVAKALATKPKLLLLDEVMAGLNPTEVQEIIPVIKSIKDSGITIIIIEHIMEVIMSLCDRIIVIHHGEKIAEGTPKEITNNEEVIKAYFGEEVSHA; via the coding sequence TTGATTCTTCAAGTAAATAATGTTGCCAAACAATTTGGTGGCTTAAAAGCTGTTAATGATGTCAGCTTTGATGTAAATAAAGATGAAATTCTCGGGATTATTGGACCGAATGGAGCTGGGAAGACGACCTTGTTTAATTTAATTTCTGGTTCCTTTCCTGTAACATCTGGGACGGTTTCATTCGCTGGTGAAAACATTACGAATAAAAAGCCTTTTGTAATCTGTAAAAAAGGTATAGGTAGAACATATCAGGTGGTTAAACCATTTGGTGGAATTACGGTTTTAGAAAATGTAATGGTTGGTGCCTTTAATTCTACAACAAGTACGAAAGAGGCAAGAAAGATTGCCTTAGAGATATTAGAAAAAGTTGGCTTAGATAATAAGAAGGATTATGTTGGGAAAAGTCTTACGATTGCTGACAAGAAGAGATTAGAAGTAGCAAAAGCATTGGCTACAAAGCCCAAACTATTATTACTTGATGAGGTAATGGCTGGTTTGAATCCTACAGAGGTTCAGGAAATCATTCCAGTTATTAAATCCATTAAGGACAGTGGAATTACGATCATTATCATCGAACATATTATGGAAGTTATTATGAGCCTTTGTGATCGTATTATTGTTATCCATCATGGTGAAAAAATTGCTGAAGGTACCCCAAAGGAAATTACAAATAATGAAGAGGTAATTAAAGCATATTTTGGGGAGGAAGTGTCTCATGCTTAA
- a CDS encoding ABC transporter substrate-binding protein, translated as MKKYLSLLLVAFLLLLSACGSNESSGESSDSLKIGALFPLTGDLALLGEESFRGVELAVEEFNKNGGVNGKEIELVKGDAPDADAGQAEANRLVNQENIKAIVGSYSSSISFAASEVTERNGALYWELGAVSDSVTDRQYKYVLRTNPPASYFSKVNIDFIKEVVTEKLGKDLGDIKVAIAHEDSTYGTTIAEEAKKLADSEGIEIVTTEGYSSSTNDLSSVILNLKNANPDVVIAVSYLNDAILLARQSEELGFKVPVFIGNGGGHTMKDFQDAVGNLADGLFNIDFPQYSINRESTPGMDEFLEMYKEKYGSDPRSGHSLTNYMGMKVVLDVLSEVGEVNPDKLKEEALKYKAEEGTTATGWGVEFDPKDGQNQKGSPYLHQWIDDELLTVWPENVSVEEPQFNK; from the coding sequence ATGAAAAAATATTTATCACTTTTACTCGTTGCATTTTTATTATTGTTATCGGCATGTGGTTCAAATGAGTCAAGTGGAGAGTCATCAGACTCATTAAAAATCGGAGCATTATTCCCATTAACTGGGGACTTAGCATTACTAGGTGAGGAAAGCTTTCGTGGAGTCGAGCTAGCCGTTGAAGAGTTTAATAAAAATGGTGGGGTAAATGGGAAAGAGATTGAGCTTGTTAAAGGTGATGCTCCAGACGCTGACGCAGGTCAAGCTGAGGCAAACCGTCTAGTAAACCAGGAAAATATTAAAGCAATTGTAGGGTCATATTCAAGTTCAATCTCATTTGCAGCAAGTGAAGTAACAGAAAGAAATGGAGCTCTATATTGGGAGCTTGGCGCGGTTTCTGACTCTGTAACAGACCGTCAATATAAATATGTATTACGTACAAACCCACCAGCTTCTTACTTTTCGAAAGTAAATATTGATTTCATTAAAGAAGTTGTAACTGAAAAGCTAGGAAAAGATCTTGGTGATATTAAAGTAGCAATTGCACATGAGGATTCAACTTACGGAACAACGATTGCAGAAGAAGCTAAAAAGTTAGCAGACTCTGAAGGAATTGAAATTGTTACAACTGAAGGTTATAGCTCAAGTACAAATGATTTAAGCTCTGTTATTTTAAATCTAAAAAATGCAAACCCAGATGTAGTTATCGCAGTATCGTACTTAAATGATGCAATACTTTTAGCAAGACAAAGTGAAGAACTAGGATTTAAAGTGCCAGTATTTATCGGAAATGGTGGAGGTCACACAATGAAAGACTTCCAGGATGCAGTTGGTAATCTTGCAGATGGATTATTTAATATTGACTTCCCGCAATATAGCATCAATCGTGAATCTACACCTGGAATGGACGAATTCTTAGAAATGTATAAGGAAAAATATGGTTCTGATCCACGTTCAGGTCACTCATTAACAAACTATATGGGTATGAAGGTTGTTCTTGATGTTCTATCTGAAGTAGGAGAAGTAAATCCAGACAAATTAAAGGAAGAAGCTTTAAAATATAAAGCTGAAGAAGGAACAACTGCAACTGGTTGGGGAGTAGAATTCGATCCTAAGGATGGTCAAAACCAAAAAGGTTCACCTTACCTACATCAATGGATTGATGATGAATTATTAACTGTATGGCCAGAAAATGTATCAGTTGAAGAACCACAATTCAATAAATAA
- a CDS encoding iron-containing alcohol dehydrogenase: MNQLGFFKNPTQITYGIGATKQLRDILDREGFKNVLIITDAGIMKTGLIDQLTRQLDNINYGIFDDTKPNPTVTNCNDALKLLREVQADVVVVMGGGSSIDVAKAVCLLATNEGSIVGYEGIDTFANDLLPLVAIPTTAGTASEVTNFTVITDEERQYKLTVGGVRLAPKYALVDPAVTISLPAHITAATGLDALVHALESYTSKMANPISKALAREAIRKISANLRQAVFSGDNIVARDNMMMGSLLAGLAFNNTRLGNCHALSHPVSAIYGVPHGIANSILIPHVMEFNALAVPELFSDIAEDMGENLEGLTLMEKAYAAVEAVKKLSKDINIPTDFSQYKVDGSQIDRMTRDAMLSGNIAVNPRKTSYEDVVELYKKSIGGVFVEAL; this comes from the coding sequence ATGAATCAATTAGGATTTTTTAAAAACCCTACCCAAATTACATACGGTATAGGGGCAACTAAACAATTACGAGACATACTGGACCGAGAAGGATTTAAAAATGTTCTAATCATCACAGATGCTGGAATTATGAAAACCGGATTAATCGACCAGCTTACTAGACAACTAGATAATATCAATTATGGGATTTTCGATGATACAAAACCAAATCCAACTGTAACAAATTGTAACGATGCATTGAAGCTGTTACGTGAAGTGCAAGCAGATGTAGTCGTAGTAATGGGTGGTGGAAGCTCAATTGATGTAGCAAAAGCAGTATGTCTCCTTGCTACGAATGAAGGGTCGATTGTCGGTTATGAAGGCATCGATACATTTGCAAATGACCTTTTACCACTTGTAGCGATACCAACAACAGCTGGTACTGCTAGTGAGGTAACAAATTTCACAGTTATCACTGATGAAGAACGTCAATATAAGCTTACAGTCGGTGGGGTTCGATTAGCACCAAAGTATGCGTTGGTTGACCCAGCTGTTACGATTTCCCTGCCAGCTCATATTACGGCTGCTACAGGACTAGACGCACTTGTCCATGCACTTGAATCCTATACTTCGAAAATGGCAAACCCAATTTCTAAGGCGCTTGCAAGAGAAGCAATCCGTAAAATCAGTGCGAACCTTAGACAAGCTGTTTTTAGCGGGGACAACATCGTTGCGAGAGACAATATGATGATGGGAAGTCTGCTTGCAGGACTAGCCTTTAATAATACTAGATTAGGAAATTGTCATGCATTAAGTCATCCCGTGAGTGCAATCTATGGTGTACCGCATGGAATAGCGAATTCAATCTTAATCCCACATGTAATGGAATTTAATGCATTAGCTGTTCCGGAACTTTTCAGTGATATAGCCGAAGATATGGGAGAAAATTTGGAAGGTCTTACCCTTATGGAAAAAGCATATGCGGCCGTTGAAGCTGTTAAAAAGCTTTCCAAAGATATTAATATTCCAACTGATTTTTCACAATACAAGGTTGATGGAAGTCAAATTGATCGTATGACAAGAGATGCAATGTTAAGTGGAAATATAGCAGTAAACCCAAGAAAAACATCCTATGAGGATGTTGTTGAGCTTTATAAAAAGTCGATAGGTGGTGTGTTTGTTGAAGCTCTTTGA
- a CDS encoding SDR family NAD(P)-dependent oxidoreductase, with protein sequence MGKLTNKTALITGGARGIGRAYAHRLAELGANVGIIDLDLQSFKQFDAEAKAMTANSIIEELQCKGTHSAGAEADVTDFDQVSEAVSKIASELGDIDILVANAGGGAGGLGDSIASSMNLEMFKQVVERNLYGTVNSVTAVVPMMKKNRYGKIVTVSSQAGIQATPDGSYAHYGSAKAGIIMYTKYLAQDLGQFGINVNCIAPGYIGTGRLMGDFERMGIANIIKNIALKRIGTPEDCANAIEFLTTNLSDYVTGTVLDVGGGCIRGGNI encoded by the coding sequence ATGGGGAAATTAACAAATAAAACAGCATTAATAACAGGTGGAGCACGAGGAATTGGAAGAGCATATGCTCATAGATTAGCAGAATTAGGTGCAAATGTTGGGATTATCGATCTCGACCTTCAATCCTTTAAACAATTTGATGCGGAAGCCAAAGCGATGACGGCAAACTCGATTATCGAAGAACTACAATGCAAGGGGACGCACTCGGCTGGAGCTGAAGCAGATGTTACTGACTTTGATCAAGTGAGTGAAGCTGTATCCAAAATAGCCTCTGAGCTTGGAGATATTGATATTCTCGTTGCTAATGCTGGTGGTGGTGCTGGAGGATTAGGAGATAGTATTGCTTCTTCAATGAATTTAGAGATGTTTAAACAAGTTGTTGAACGAAATCTATATGGGACTGTTAACTCTGTAACGGCTGTAGTACCAATGATGAAAAAGAATCGTTATGGAAAGATTGTAACTGTCTCTTCACAAGCAGGGATCCAGGCAACACCAGATGGGTCTTATGCTCACTATGGTTCTGCTAAAGCCGGAATCATCATGTACACCAAATATCTAGCTCAGGATCTCGGTCAATTTGGAATCAATGTGAATTGTATAGCCCCTGGATATATTGGGACTGGCAGGTTAATGGGTGACTTTGAGCGAATGGGAATAGCTAACATTATAAAAAACATTGCATTAAAACGAATTGGCACGCCAGAGGATTGTGCAAACGCAATCGAATTTTTAACTACAAACTTATCAGATTATGTAACAGGTACAGTACTAGATGTTGGTGGAGGTTGTATTCGGGGAGGGAATATTTGA
- a CDS encoding ABC transporter ATP-binding protein: MLKLENINLFYGEIQALWDLSLEIKEGEIAALLGANAAGKSSTINAISGLEKITSGQITFLGKEIHKMSPHEIVEEGIIQVPEGRKLFNYMTIQENLELGAYSKRARKDFKKNMKMVYDLFPILEERKKQFAGDMSGGQQQMCAIARGLMASPKLLIIDELSLGLAPILVQKLLRALVDINKTGLTILLVEQNVKQSLAISKEAYVLENGRLALSGNAEKLLDDPHLKKAYLGM; this comes from the coding sequence ATGCTTAAATTGGAAAATATTAATCTATTTTACGGTGAAATTCAGGCATTATGGGATCTTTCTTTGGAAATTAAAGAAGGCGAAATCGCAGCCCTTTTAGGTGCAAATGCTGCAGGAAAGTCCAGCACAATTAATGCGATTTCTGGTTTAGAAAAGATAACAAGCGGTCAAATAACGTTCCTTGGTAAAGAGATTCACAAGATGAGTCCACATGAAATCGTCGAAGAAGGAATTATCCAGGTACCAGAGGGAAGAAAATTATTCAATTATATGACCATTCAGGAAAACCTCGAATTAGGAGCCTATTCTAAAAGAGCTAGAAAGGACTTCAAAAAGAACATGAAAATGGTCTATGATTTATTCCCAATCCTTGAAGAACGGAAAAAGCAATTTGCTGGAGATATGAGTGGTGGGCAGCAGCAAATGTGTGCGATCGCAAGGGGGTTAATGGCAAGTCCGAAATTACTTATTATAGATGAGCTATCGTTAGGGTTGGCTCCAATCCTTGTCCAAAAGCTTTTAAGAGCGTTGGTCGATATTAATAAAACAGGGCTAACTATCTTACTTGTTGAACAAAATGTAAAACAATCATTAGCCATTTCAAAGGAAGCTTATGTTTTAGAGAATGGTAGATTAGCTCTTTCAGGGAATGCAGAAAAGTTATTAGATGATCCACATCTAAAGAAAGCTTATTTAGGAATGTAG